The genome window GCACCGGGACGGTGCAACCGAACCAGTCGTAGATCGCGCCATGACGCAAATTCATGACGCTGCCGGTATGGACTATCTGCGGCGCATCATTCTCGAGGATGGCGGTGAGGTGCTGGGATACGGCTATCTGGTACGCTCGGCGTGGCACCCGCCCGGTTGGTTTCAGTGTGAAGTGTTCGTCTCGTCCGGTGTCCGGCAGCGGGGCCACGGGGCGGCGATAGCAAGTCGACTGATCGATCAGGCAAGGGAAGTCGGTGGCACTTCGGTCACGACGTGGTCAAATGGTCGGTTTCCACAGTTCGAACGTTTCGCCACATGACGCGGGCACGGGCGCATCCGCATGCAGGAGCCCCTCTGCCTTCAGCTCAGCCCAGAACGCCGGAGGAATCTCGACGTCCATGAGTTGCAGGTTCTCCGAGATATGAGCAGGTTCCCGGCCCGCCACCAGCACCGACGCCACCGCCGGATGCGCCAGCGGGAACTGCAGGGCAGCCGCCTTGAGCGGAATACCGTGCCGCGTGCACACCGCCGCGATCGCCTGGGCCCGGCTCAGCACCTCCGATGACGCCGGCGAGTAGTTGTACCTGGCCCCGGCCCGGGGTTCGGCGAGCACGCCGCTGTTGTACACCCCGCCGATCACGATG of Deinococcus malanensis contains these proteins:
- a CDS encoding GNAT family N-acetyltransferase; translated protein: MNALVRDFQPGDLDSIAAVHRDGATEPVVDRAMTQIHDAAGMDYLRRIILEDGGEVLGYGYLVRSAWHPPGWFQCEVFVSSGVRQRGHGAAIASRLIDQAREVGGTSVTTWSNGRFPQFERFAT